Proteins found in one bacterium genomic segment:
- a CDS encoding ABC transporter permease, whose translation MLKEILKEFIQYRELLLALTFRNIKIRYKQTIMGFLWAIFMPTIVVLSGIMVKKAMSILTGKPLELTQIISITVKALPWAFFVGALKFSANSLVANMNIVKKIYFSKEVFPVSYVLAQLFDFLIAGTTLAIIFIFVKIPISIHILWIPLILAILVLITMGLAMILSCGNVFFRDVKYIADVVLTFGIFFTPVFYEAGMFGKWKTILLLNPVGSILEAINATIVLHKSPDIFWLIYAGIWALSIFVGGLMIFHKTEPLFAEKI comes from the coding sequence ATGCTTAAGGAAATACTAAAAGAATTCATACAGTATAGAGAGCTTTTACTCGCTTTAACCTTTAGAAATATTAAGATTAGATACAAGCAGACTATTATGGGTTTCTTATGGGCGATATTTATGCCGACAATTGTTGTTTTATCAGGGATTATGGTTAAAAAGGCAATGTCGATCCTTACGGGTAAGCCTTTAGAGTTAACACAAATTATTTCTATAACTGTTAAGGCTTTGCCCTGGGCATTTTTTGTAGGAGCCCTTAAATTTTCAGCAAATAGCCTTGTGGCAAATATGAATATAGTGAAGAAGATTTATTTTTCAAAGGAAGTTTTTCCCGTTTCATATGTTTTAGCACAATTATTTGATTTTTTGATAGCAGGGACAACCTTAGCAATAATATTTATATTTGTAAAGATACCCATAAGTATACATATCTTATGGATTCCATTGATATTAGCAATCCTTGTTTTAATAACTATGGGATTAGCCATGATTTTATCATGCGGGAATGTGTTCTTTAGAGACGTTAAATACATAGCAGATGTAGTGTTAACCTTTGGAATATTTTTTACGCCTGTTTTTTACGAAGCAGGAATGTTTGGAAAATGGAAAACGATTCTCTTGCTGAATCCTGTGGGGAGTATATTAGAAGCGATCAACGCGACAATTGTATTACACAAATCACCGGATATTTTTTGGCTGATCTATGCTGGTATTTGGGCGTTATCAATTTTTGTTGGCGGTTTAATGATTTTCCACAAAACTGAACCATTATTTGCAGAAAAGATTTAA